Proteins encoded by one window of Halomonas chromatireducens:
- a CDS encoding type I glyceraldehyde-3-phosphate dehydrogenase: MAHRIAINGYGRIGQCVLRALEERHAPELEVVAINELSDLDTIAYLTRYDTTHGRFPGSVTAEKGRLVVNGRPIRILSEADPSRLPWGALGIDLVLECSGSFKDRATAERHLAAGAGRLLFSQPAESDVDATIVCGINDDALAPHQRIVSAASCTTNCLIPVLTVLDEALGIEHGVTTTVHSAMNDQPVIDAYHQTDLRLTRSAMHSIVPVDTSLARGINRLMPHLAGRFECLHMRVPTINVSAMDLSICVRRDTSAAQVNALLRHACQGHLAGLLGYTEEPMASSDFNHDPRSGIVDATQTRVAGGRLIKLLCWFDNEWGFANRMLDVSQRLAAMPTDSP, translated from the coding sequence ATGGCCCATCGCATCGCCATCAACGGTTACGGTCGTATCGGCCAGTGCGTGCTGCGCGCCCTGGAAGAACGCCATGCTCCCGAACTGGAAGTCGTGGCGATCAACGAACTGTCCGACCTGGACACCATCGCCTACCTGACCCGCTACGACACCACCCACGGCCGCTTCCCCGGCAGCGTCACGGCAGAAAAAGGCCGGCTCGTGGTCAACGGACGCCCGATACGAATTCTCTCGGAAGCCGATCCGTCACGGCTGCCCTGGGGCGCGCTGGGCATCGACCTGGTGCTGGAATGCTCGGGCAGCTTCAAGGATCGCGCCACGGCAGAGCGCCACCTTGCCGCCGGCGCCGGCCGCCTGCTCTTCTCCCAGCCGGCGGAGAGCGACGTGGATGCCACCATCGTCTGCGGCATCAACGACGACGCCCTGGCACCGCACCAACGCATCGTCTCGGCGGCCTCCTGTACCACCAATTGCCTGATACCGGTACTCACCGTGCTCGATGAGGCGCTGGGCATCGAGCACGGCGTGACCACCACCGTACACTCGGCCATGAACGACCAGCCGGTGATCGACGCCTACCACCAGACCGACCTGCGCCTGACCCGCTCGGCGATGCACTCCATCGTCCCGGTGGACACCAGCCTGGCGCGCGGCATCAACCGCCTGATGCCGCACCTGGCCGGCCGCTTCGAGTGCCTGCACATGCGGGTGCCGACCATCAACGTCTCGGCCATGGACCTGTCGATCTGCGTCCGCCGCGATACTTCGGCCGCCCAGGTCAACGCCCTGCTGCGCCACGCCTGCCAGGGCCACCTGGCCGGGCTGCTGGGCTATACCGAGGAGCCCATGGCCTCCAGCGACTTCAACCACGACCCCCGCTCGGGTATCGTGGACGCCACTCAGACCCGGGTGGCGGGCGGCCGCCTGATCAAGCTGCTGTGCTGGTTCGACAATGAATGGGGCTTTGCCAACCGCATGCTCGACGTGAGCCAGCGGCTCGCGGCCATGCCCACGGACAGCCCATGA
- a CDS encoding LrgB family protein has translation MNEGLAGLQSVLLETPMLAIFLTLAAYLTGARLFLRLGKPSWCPAVLIAAMLLAATLALTGIDYDDYRAGAGWLMLLLGPATVALAVPLYQQLPRIRELWLPVLCTLPPAAMLAALYSVGLAWLLGATPEVLASLAPKSVTAPIAMGITEQLGGVIPLMMGGLLITGVMATAFVGLLSRWLGIRDERVLGFVLGVNGHVIGTVRAFEYGTTAGAFASLGMSLTGIFSALFLPLAWRLVGL, from the coding sequence ATGAATGAGGGCCTGGCAGGGTTGCAATCGGTGTTGCTCGAGACACCCATGCTGGCCATTTTCCTGACCCTGGCCGCCTACCTCACCGGCGCACGTCTATTCCTGCGCCTGGGCAAGCCGAGCTGGTGCCCCGCGGTACTGATCGCCGCGATGCTGCTGGCCGCGACCCTGGCGCTGACCGGTATCGACTACGATGACTATCGCGCCGGCGCCGGCTGGCTGATGCTGTTGCTCGGCCCCGCCACCGTGGCACTGGCCGTGCCGCTATACCAACAGCTGCCGCGCATTCGCGAGCTCTGGCTTCCGGTCCTCTGCACCCTGCCCCCGGCGGCCATGCTGGCCGCGCTCTACTCGGTGGGGCTCGCCTGGCTGCTCGGCGCCACGCCCGAGGTACTCGCCTCCCTGGCGCCAAAGTCGGTGACCGCACCGATCGCCATGGGCATCACCGAGCAGCTCGGCGGGGTCATTCCCCTGATGATGGGCGGCCTGTTGATCACCGGCGTGATGGCCACCGCCTTCGTCGGACTACTGTCTCGCTGGCTGGGTATCCGCGACGAGCGGGTACTGGGCTTCGTCCTGGGCGTCAACGGCCATGTGATCGGTACGGTACGCGCTTTCGAATACGGGACCACCGCCGGCGCCTTCGCCTCGCTGGGCATGAGCCTGACCGGCATCTTCAGCGCTCTCTTCCTGCCCCTCGCCTGGCGACTGGTGGGGCTCTAG
- a CDS encoding CidA/LrgA family protein, whose protein sequence is MSSLYGFLWLVGFLLLGEALVWLLHLPVSPGVVGMLALTLWLMMRGRVSQEIQSASQPLIAILAMLIMPGVVGVFFIVEAFAGQWLIVGVALVLGTLLSVATTLWLMLRFMPKAGSDE, encoded by the coding sequence ATGTCGTCGCTCTACGGATTTCTCTGGCTGGTGGGGTTTCTGCTGTTGGGAGAGGCCCTGGTATGGCTACTGCACCTGCCGGTTTCCCCCGGGGTGGTGGGCATGCTCGCCTTGACCCTGTGGCTGATGATGAGGGGCCGCGTCAGCCAGGAAATACAGTCCGCCAGCCAACCCCTGATCGCGATACTGGCCATGCTGATCATGCCCGGTGTGGTGGGGGTGTTCTTCATCGTCGAGGCGTTTGCCGGCCAGTGGCTCATCGTCGGTGTGGCGCTGGTGCTCGGCACCCTGCTCAGCGTCGCCACCACGCTCTGGCTGATGCTGCGCTTCATGCCGAAGGCGGGTTCCGATGAATGA
- a CDS encoding Hsp20/alpha crystallin family protein, with protein MFGDLRRFDSGPLRGADRFRELLDELFPDPGLANIRSVPTGSFPMINIGRTDDAVRVYVFAAGLSADEMEISIQDNVLTLQGRRADDDTATQESGQRPYFRRERSRGEFSRSIALPEGLDSDRAEARSKNGVFVIHLPKREELKPRRIEIQSHDA; from the coding sequence ATGTTCGGAGATCTCAGGCGTTTCGACAGTGGGCCGCTGCGGGGAGCGGACCGGTTCCGGGAGCTGCTGGACGAGCTGTTTCCCGACCCCGGCCTCGCCAACATCCGTTCGGTGCCCACGGGCAGTTTTCCCATGATCAACATCGGCCGTACCGACGATGCGGTGCGAGTCTATGTCTTTGCGGCCGGGCTGTCAGCCGATGAGATGGAGATCAGTATCCAGGACAATGTCTTGACGCTGCAGGGGCGGCGTGCCGATGACGATACGGCGACGCAGGAGAGTGGCCAGCGCCCCTATTTCCGGCGTGAGCGCAGCAGGGGCGAGTTCTCCCGCTCCATCGCGCTGCCGGAAGGGCTGGATTCCGATCGCGCCGAGGCACGCTCGAAGAACGGTGTCTTCGTGATCCACCTGCCCAAGCGTGAAGAGCTCAAGCCGCGTCGTATCGAAATTCAATCCCATGATGCTTGA